A DNA window from Streptococcus sp. LPB0220 contains the following coding sequences:
- the gshAB gene encoding bifunctional glutamate--cysteine ligase GshA/glutathione synthetase GshB: MTINQLLQKLEPTSPILQANFGIERESLRVDRQGKLAHTPHPSCLGARSFHPYIQTDFCEFQMELITPVAKSTTEARRFLGAITDVAGRSISKDELLWPLSMPPRINAQEIQVAQLENEFERHYRNYLAEKYGTKLQAISGIHYNMELGKDLVEALFQESDQIDIIAFKNALYLKLAQNYLRYRWVITYLFGAAPIAEQGFFDQEVPELVRSFRNSDHGYVNKEEIQVSFASLEDYVSAIENYIEQGDLIAEKEFYSAVRFRGQKVNRSFLDKGITYLEFRNFDLNPFERIGISQTTMDTVHLLLLAFLWLDAPENVDQALAQGHALNEKIALSHPLEPLPSEAETQNITTALDQLVQHFGLGDYHQGLVKQVKDAFADSSQTLAAQLLPHIKDKSLSDFALDKALAYHDYDWTAHYALKGYEEMELSTQMLLFDAIQKGLHFEILDEQDQFLKLWHKDHVEYVKNGNMTSKDNYVVPLAMANKTVTKKILADAGFPVPAGDEFTSLEQGLAYYPLIKGKQIVVKPKSTNFGLGISIFQKPASLDNYKKALEIAFEEDTAVLVEEFIPGTEYRFFILDGRCESVLLRVAANVVGDGKHTIRELVAQKNANPLRGRDHRSPLEIIKLGDIEQLMLTQQGYAPDDILPEGKKVNLRRNSNISTGGDSIDVTETIDSSYQELAAAMATSMGAWACGVDLIIPDKTQPASKEKPHFTCIELNFNPAMYIHTYCAEGSGQAITPKILDKLFPEVATSQT, translated from the coding sequence ATGACTATAAATCAACTGCTTCAAAAGCTGGAGCCTACTAGCCCTATCCTTCAAGCTAACTTTGGAATTGAACGCGAAAGTCTTCGTGTCGATAGACAGGGAAAATTAGCACATACGCCTCACCCTTCCTGCCTAGGAGCTCGAAGTTTCCACCCTTATATTCAAACAGATTTTTGTGAGTTTCAGATGGAACTCATCACACCAGTTGCTAAATCTACCACTGAGGCTCGTCGATTTCTTGGAGCCATTACCGATGTAGCTGGACGTTCCATCAGTAAAGATGAACTTCTCTGGCCCTTGTCCATGCCTCCTCGTATCAACGCCCAAGAAATCCAAGTTGCCCAACTGGAAAATGAATTTGAACGCCATTATCGTAACTACCTGGCCGAAAAATACGGAACTAAACTACAAGCTATCTCAGGTATCCACTATAATATGGAACTAGGGAAAGATTTGGTTGAAGCCCTATTCCAAGAAAGTGACCAGATTGATATAATTGCTTTCAAAAACGCCCTCTATCTTAAGCTGGCTCAAAACTACTTGCGCTACCGTTGGGTGATTACCTATCTTTTTGGGGCTGCACCTATTGCTGAGCAAGGCTTCTTCGACCAAGAAGTGCCAGAACTCGTGCGTTCCTTCCGAAACAGCGACCATGGTTATGTCAATAAGGAAGAAATACAAGTATCTTTTGCAAGCCTAGAAGACTATGTCTCTGCCATCGAAAACTATATCGAACAAGGTGATTTGATTGCGGAAAAGGAATTTTACTCGGCTGTTCGTTTCCGTGGACAAAAGGTTAATCGCTCCTTCCTTGACAAGGGAATCACCTACCTAGAATTCCGTAACTTCGACCTCAACCCCTTTGAGCGTATCGGTATTAGCCAAACTACCATGGATACCGTACACCTACTCCTTCTAGCCTTCCTCTGGCTGGATGCCCCTGAAAATGTTGATCAGGCTCTGGCTCAAGGTCACGCGCTGAATGAAAAAATTGCCCTCTCTCATCCTTTAGAACCTCTACCTTCTGAAGCTGAAACTCAGAACATTACGACAGCTCTAGACCAACTGGTGCAACATTTTGGGCTTGGTGACTATCATCAAGGGCTGGTCAAACAAGTTAAAGATGCCTTTGCAGATTCCAGTCAGACACTAGCTGCTCAACTTCTTCCTCATATCAAAGACAAGTCCCTTTCTGACTTTGCCCTTGACAAGGCGCTTGCCTATCATGATTACGACTGGACTGCCCACTATGCCCTTAAGGGTTATGAGGAGATGGAACTTTCTACCCAGATGCTGCTCTTTGATGCCATTCAAAAAGGGCTTCATTTTGAAATCCTAGATGAGCAGGATCAATTCCTTAAACTCTGGCATAAAGATCATGTTGAGTACGTCAAAAATGGTAACATGACCTCAAAAGACAACTATGTAGTTCCTCTTGCCATGGCTAATAAAACCGTGACCAAAAAAATCCTGGCTGATGCTGGCTTCCCTGTCCCTGCCGGCGACGAATTTACCAGTCTAGAACAAGGTCTAGCCTACTATCCTCTTATCAAGGGCAAGCAAATTGTGGTTAAACCAAAATCAACCAACTTCGGGCTGGGCATTTCCATTTTCCAAAAGCCTGCCAGCCTTGATAACTATAAGAAAGCTCTCGAGATTGCCTTTGAAGAAGATACAGCTGTTCTTGTTGAAGAATTTATCCCAGGAACCGAATACCGTTTCTTCATTCTGGACGGGCGTTGTGAGTCTGTCCTCCTTCGTGTCGCTGCTAATGTTGTCGGTGATGGCAAACACACCATTCGTGAATTAGTCGCTCAGAAAAATGCCAATCCATTGCGAGGCCGTGACCACCGCTCACCTCTGGAAATCATTAAGCTAGGAGACATCGAACAATTGATGTTGACTCAGCAAGGTTATGCACCTGATGATATTCTCCCAGAAGGGAAAAAGGTCAATCTCCGCCGTAACTCCAACATTTCTACGGGTGGTGACTCTATTGATGTCACTGAGACAATAGATTCCTCTTACCAAGAATTGGCAGCAGCTATGGCAACTAGCATGGGGGCCTGGGCTTGCGGGGTTGACCTCATCATTCCAGATAAAACTCAGCCTGCTAGCAAGGAAAAACCTCATTTCACTTGTATCGAGCTCAACTTCAATCCCGCTATGTATATTCACACCTATTGTGCTGAAGGTTCTGGACAAGCTATCACTCCAAAAATTCTAGACAAGCTTTTTCCAGAAGTTGCCACAAGTCAAACCTAA
- a CDS encoding ABC transporter produces the protein MMNSSMKETFLEAIDHLLSIIDKYNIKNIGPQVDELHILKEYANTNKGMSLRDKLTIYQALFPPQGGLTDIYYWNNDVEIRKVTNETITELKLVIANYLLER, from the coding sequence ATGATGAACAGTAGTATGAAAGAAACTTTTTTAGAAGCCATCGATCATTTGTTGTCTATCATTGACAAATATAATATTAAAAATATTGGTCCACAAGTGGATGAGCTACATATTTTGAAAGAATATGCAAATACTAATAAGGGAATGAGTTTAAGAGATAAATTGACAATATATCAAGCACTTTTCCCACCGCAAGGGGGATTAACTGACATTTACTATTGGAATAATGATGTTGAAATAAGAAAAGTAACGAATGAGACTATTACCGAATTAAAATTGGTTATTGCTAATTATTTATTGGAAAGGTAA
- a CDS encoding DUF1307 domain-containing protein, whose translation MNKTTKMLAVFLTAGLLLAGCAQKESTKSTSPSSTKATSKATTKSSAKEKTKESSTDESKKEDALAGAQKTVLETSDEAGKSTVTLYYKGDTLLLQEKVDDYDVSKVPGENPLETMKEAVAKSQEKFKDLMGHGFELTSEYKDGIFYIRNTIDYTKIDFNKLKEIVPGFNPLDDKTVSYSVTKDSLIKGGMVEK comes from the coding sequence ATGAATAAAACCACAAAAATGTTAGCCGTCTTCTTGACAGCGGGTCTTCTTTTAGCTGGTTGCGCCCAAAAAGAGAGTACAAAATCTACTAGTCCATCGTCTACTAAGGCGACCAGTAAAGCTACAACCAAATCATCCGCTAAAGAGAAGACAAAAGAGTCATCAACTGATGAAAGCAAAAAAGAAGATGCACTAGCAGGTGCTCAAAAAACTGTTCTTGAAACGAGTGATGAAGCAGGTAAGTCCACTGTAACCTTGTATTACAAGGGAGATACCTTGTTGTTACAAGAAAAAGTTGATGATTACGACGTCTCAAAAGTGCCTGGTGAGAACCCTCTTGAAACCATGAAAGAAGCCGTCGCCAAGAGCCAAGAAAAATTCAAAGATCTGATGGGCCATGGATTTGAACTAACATCAGAATACAAAGACGGAATCTTTTATATCCGCAATACCATTGATTACACAAAAATCGATTTTAATAAATTAAAAGAAATCGTCCCAGGCTTTAATCCCCTAGATGACAAAACAGTCAGTTATTCAGTAACGAAAGACAGTCTTATCAAGGGCGGAATGGTCGAAAAATAA